Proteins co-encoded in one Arachis stenosperma cultivar V10309 chromosome 7, arast.V10309.gnm1.PFL2, whole genome shotgun sequence genomic window:
- the LOC130941389 gene encoding probable galacturonosyltransferase 3 isoform X2: MGTYPRLPCRTVLVFLFMVLFYGASVSSYISATNESDIRGSQALYDCDQCHHTKEQDIFLTRVHSSPDEKDIDIIATYSDASGHFQLARLKMRDLSDSWIWENPTNENNEHQTRSQELVESFPTDSRFKDTSKLSVGEKISKENRVKSTHSLSLTPMKIKRRMMRQERRKARAAVLVQQDKETENHIVSAAVERSEGFHTTKKGKYSIWRVEYENPNSDSTLKLMRDQIIMAKAYSNIAKSMNKTVLYSVLVKHFKESEQAIGEANSDAELQPGAFDQAKAMGHILSEAKDQLYDCPLVARKLRATLQSMEDNVNVQRKRSAFLIQLAAKTVPRQLHCLPLQLAADYYLQGYHKKGSLDDQKIEDPSLYHYAIFSDNVLATSVVVNSTVQNAKDPEKQVFHIVTDKLNFAAMRMWFLVNPPANATIEVQNIDDFKWLNSSYCSVLRQLESARIKEYYFKANNPSSLSAGSDNLKYRNPKYLSMLNHLRFYLPEVYPKLNKVLFLDDDIVVQKDLTPLWSVDLKGMVNGAVETCKESFHRFDKYLNFSNPLISKNFSPKACGWAFGMNMFDLIEWKKRNITGIYHRWQDMNEDRTLWKLGTLPPGLITFYNLTYPLDRGWHVLGLGYDPALNLTEIENAAVIHYNGNYKPWLNLAVSKYQSYWSRYVMFDNPYIRVCNLS; encoded by the exons ATGGGGACTTATCCACGTTTACCGTGTAGAACAGTACTTGTATTCCTCTTTATG GTTTTGTTTTATGGTGCATCAGTTTCTTCATACATTTCAGCAACCAA CGAAAGTGATATCAGAGGATCTCAGGCCCTCTATGATTGCGACCAATGTCATCACACAAAG GAACAAGACATTTTTCTGACTAGAGTCCACAGTTCTCCCGATGAGAAG GACATTGATATAATTGCAACATACAGCGATGCATCTGGCCATTTTCAACTGGCTAGGTTGAAAATGAGGGACTTATCTGATTCCTGGATTTGGGAAAACCCTACTAATGAAAATAATGAACATCAAACGAGATCCCAG GAACTGGTGGAATCATTTCCAACTGATTCAAGATTTAAAGACACTTCGAAGCTCTCCGTAGGTGAGAAAATTTCTAAAGAAAACAGAGTGAAAAGCACCCATTCCCTGTCATTGACTCCAATGAAGATCAAGCGCAGG ATGATGCGACAAGAAAGAAGGAAAGCTCGTGCTGCTGTGCTTGTACAGCAGGAcaaagaaactgaaaatcacATCGTGTCAGCAGCAGTTGAGCGCTCAGAAGGATTTCATACCACTAAAAAGGGAAAGTATAGTATATGGAGGGTAGAATACGAGAATCCAAATTCCGACTCAACTCTGAAACTCATGCGAGATCAAATTATAATGGCCAAAGCATATAGCAACATTGCAAAGTCTATGAACAAAACTGTTCTTTACAGTGTGCTTGTTAAACACTTCAAAGAAAGTGAACAAGCTATAGGTGAAGCCAATTCTGATGCTGAGCTTCAGCCTGG AGCATTTGATCAAGCAAAAGCTATGGGTCATATTCTTTCTGAAGCAAAGGACCAACTATATGACTGCCCCTTGGTAGCAAGAAAGTTAAGGGCTACACTTCAGTCTATGGAAGACAATGTGAACGTACAGAGAAAAAGAAGTGCATTCTTGATTCAGCTTGCTGCAAAAACAGTGCCTAGACAATTGCATTGTCTTCCCCTTCAACTTGCAGCAGATTATTACCTGCAGGGCTATCATAAGAAAGGAAGTCTTGACGACCAGAAGATTGAAGATCCATCGCTTTACCACTATGCTATATTTTCTGATAATGTACTGGCTACATCTGTGGTTGTCAATTCTACGGTGCAGAATGCAAAGGATCCTGAGAAGCAAGTATTCCATATAGTAActgataaattaaattttgcaGCAATGAGGATGTGGTTTCTTGTCAACCCTCCTGCTAATGCAACCATTGAAGTTCAGAATATCGATGATTTCAAGTGGTTGAATTCTTCATATTGTTCTGTCCTACGTCAACTTGAATCGGCGAGAATTAAGGAATACTACTTTAAAGCTAATAATCCTTCCTCACTTTCTGCTGGATCTGACAATTTGAAATACAGAAATCCCAAGTATTTATCGATGCTAAATCACCTAAGGTTCTACCTTCCCGAAGTTTATCCGAAATTAAACAAAGTTCTATTCTTGGATGATGACATTGTAGTGCAGAAAGATTTGACACCTCTTTGGTCTGTTGATCTGAAAGGAATGGTTAATGGTGCAGTGGAGACATGCAAGGAGAGCTTCCATAGGTTTGATAAATACCTCAACTTTAGTAATCCACTGATCTCCAAAAATTTCAGCCCGAAAGCTTGTGGCTGGGCATTTGGTATGAATATGTTCGACCTGATAGAGTGGAAGAAACGGAATATCACAGGAATATATCATCGGTGGCAAGACATG AACGAGGATAGAACCCTCTGGAAGCTCGGAACGTTACCTCCTGGACTAATAACCTTTTATAATCTGACCTATCCGTTAGACCGAGGCTGGCATGTCTTGGGACTCGGCTATGATCCAGCTCTGAACCTAACAGAGATTGAGAATGCTGCTGTGATTCACTACAATGGAAACTATAAGCCATGGTTGAATCTTGCTGTTTCCAAATATCAATCATATTGGTCCAGATATGTTATGTTCGATAATCCATATATTAGAGTTTGCAACCTCAGCTAA
- the LOC130941389 gene encoding probable galacturonosyltransferase 3 isoform X1, translating into MGTYPRLPCRTVLVFLFMQVLFYGASVSSYISATNESDIRGSQALYDCDQCHHTKEQDIFLTRVHSSPDEKDIDIIATYSDASGHFQLARLKMRDLSDSWIWENPTNENNEHQTRSQELVESFPTDSRFKDTSKLSVGEKISKENRVKSTHSLSLTPMKIKRRMMRQERRKARAAVLVQQDKETENHIVSAAVERSEGFHTTKKGKYSIWRVEYENPNSDSTLKLMRDQIIMAKAYSNIAKSMNKTVLYSVLVKHFKESEQAIGEANSDAELQPGAFDQAKAMGHILSEAKDQLYDCPLVARKLRATLQSMEDNVNVQRKRSAFLIQLAAKTVPRQLHCLPLQLAADYYLQGYHKKGSLDDQKIEDPSLYHYAIFSDNVLATSVVVNSTVQNAKDPEKQVFHIVTDKLNFAAMRMWFLVNPPANATIEVQNIDDFKWLNSSYCSVLRQLESARIKEYYFKANNPSSLSAGSDNLKYRNPKYLSMLNHLRFYLPEVYPKLNKVLFLDDDIVVQKDLTPLWSVDLKGMVNGAVETCKESFHRFDKYLNFSNPLISKNFSPKACGWAFGMNMFDLIEWKKRNITGIYHRWQDMNEDRTLWKLGTLPPGLITFYNLTYPLDRGWHVLGLGYDPALNLTEIENAAVIHYNGNYKPWLNLAVSKYQSYWSRYVMFDNPYIRVCNLS; encoded by the exons ATGGGGACTTATCCACGTTTACCGTGTAGAACAGTACTTGTATTCCTCTTTATG CAGGTTTTGTTTTATGGTGCATCAGTTTCTTCATACATTTCAGCAACCAA CGAAAGTGATATCAGAGGATCTCAGGCCCTCTATGATTGCGACCAATGTCATCACACAAAG GAACAAGACATTTTTCTGACTAGAGTCCACAGTTCTCCCGATGAGAAG GACATTGATATAATTGCAACATACAGCGATGCATCTGGCCATTTTCAACTGGCTAGGTTGAAAATGAGGGACTTATCTGATTCCTGGATTTGGGAAAACCCTACTAATGAAAATAATGAACATCAAACGAGATCCCAG GAACTGGTGGAATCATTTCCAACTGATTCAAGATTTAAAGACACTTCGAAGCTCTCCGTAGGTGAGAAAATTTCTAAAGAAAACAGAGTGAAAAGCACCCATTCCCTGTCATTGACTCCAATGAAGATCAAGCGCAGG ATGATGCGACAAGAAAGAAGGAAAGCTCGTGCTGCTGTGCTTGTACAGCAGGAcaaagaaactgaaaatcacATCGTGTCAGCAGCAGTTGAGCGCTCAGAAGGATTTCATACCACTAAAAAGGGAAAGTATAGTATATGGAGGGTAGAATACGAGAATCCAAATTCCGACTCAACTCTGAAACTCATGCGAGATCAAATTATAATGGCCAAAGCATATAGCAACATTGCAAAGTCTATGAACAAAACTGTTCTTTACAGTGTGCTTGTTAAACACTTCAAAGAAAGTGAACAAGCTATAGGTGAAGCCAATTCTGATGCTGAGCTTCAGCCTGG AGCATTTGATCAAGCAAAAGCTATGGGTCATATTCTTTCTGAAGCAAAGGACCAACTATATGACTGCCCCTTGGTAGCAAGAAAGTTAAGGGCTACACTTCAGTCTATGGAAGACAATGTGAACGTACAGAGAAAAAGAAGTGCATTCTTGATTCAGCTTGCTGCAAAAACAGTGCCTAGACAATTGCATTGTCTTCCCCTTCAACTTGCAGCAGATTATTACCTGCAGGGCTATCATAAGAAAGGAAGTCTTGACGACCAGAAGATTGAAGATCCATCGCTTTACCACTATGCTATATTTTCTGATAATGTACTGGCTACATCTGTGGTTGTCAATTCTACGGTGCAGAATGCAAAGGATCCTGAGAAGCAAGTATTCCATATAGTAActgataaattaaattttgcaGCAATGAGGATGTGGTTTCTTGTCAACCCTCCTGCTAATGCAACCATTGAAGTTCAGAATATCGATGATTTCAAGTGGTTGAATTCTTCATATTGTTCTGTCCTACGTCAACTTGAATCGGCGAGAATTAAGGAATACTACTTTAAAGCTAATAATCCTTCCTCACTTTCTGCTGGATCTGACAATTTGAAATACAGAAATCCCAAGTATTTATCGATGCTAAATCACCTAAGGTTCTACCTTCCCGAAGTTTATCCGAAATTAAACAAAGTTCTATTCTTGGATGATGACATTGTAGTGCAGAAAGATTTGACACCTCTTTGGTCTGTTGATCTGAAAGGAATGGTTAATGGTGCAGTGGAGACATGCAAGGAGAGCTTCCATAGGTTTGATAAATACCTCAACTTTAGTAATCCACTGATCTCCAAAAATTTCAGCCCGAAAGCTTGTGGCTGGGCATTTGGTATGAATATGTTCGACCTGATAGAGTGGAAGAAACGGAATATCACAGGAATATATCATCGGTGGCAAGACATG AACGAGGATAGAACCCTCTGGAAGCTCGGAACGTTACCTCCTGGACTAATAACCTTTTATAATCTGACCTATCCGTTAGACCGAGGCTGGCATGTCTTGGGACTCGGCTATGATCCAGCTCTGAACCTAACAGAGATTGAGAATGCTGCTGTGATTCACTACAATGGAAACTATAAGCCATGGTTGAATCTTGCTGTTTCCAAATATCAATCATATTGGTCCAGATATGTTATGTTCGATAATCCATATATTAGAGTTTGCAACCTCAGCTAA
- the LOC130941389 gene encoding probable galacturonosyltransferase 3 isoform X3 — MRSDASGHFQLARLKMRDLSDSWIWENPTNENNEHQTRSQELVESFPTDSRFKDTSKLSVGEKISKENRVKSTHSLSLTPMKIKRRMMRQERRKARAAVLVQQDKETENHIVSAAVERSEGFHTTKKGKYSIWRVEYENPNSDSTLKLMRDQIIMAKAYSNIAKSMNKTVLYSVLVKHFKESEQAIGEANSDAELQPGAFDQAKAMGHILSEAKDQLYDCPLVARKLRATLQSMEDNVNVQRKRSAFLIQLAAKTVPRQLHCLPLQLAADYYLQGYHKKGSLDDQKIEDPSLYHYAIFSDNVLATSVVVNSTVQNAKDPEKQVFHIVTDKLNFAAMRMWFLVNPPANATIEVQNIDDFKWLNSSYCSVLRQLESARIKEYYFKANNPSSLSAGSDNLKYRNPKYLSMLNHLRFYLPEVYPKLNKVLFLDDDIVVQKDLTPLWSVDLKGMVNGAVETCKESFHRFDKYLNFSNPLISKNFSPKACGWAFGMNMFDLIEWKKRNITGIYHRWQDMNEDRTLWKLGTLPPGLITFYNLTYPLDRGWHVLGLGYDPALNLTEIENAAVIHYNGNYKPWLNLAVSKYQSYWSRYVMFDNPYIRVCNLS, encoded by the exons ATGAGAAG CGATGCATCTGGCCATTTTCAACTGGCTAGGTTGAAAATGAGGGACTTATCTGATTCCTGGATTTGGGAAAACCCTACTAATGAAAATAATGAACATCAAACGAGATCCCAG GAACTGGTGGAATCATTTCCAACTGATTCAAGATTTAAAGACACTTCGAAGCTCTCCGTAGGTGAGAAAATTTCTAAAGAAAACAGAGTGAAAAGCACCCATTCCCTGTCATTGACTCCAATGAAGATCAAGCGCAGG ATGATGCGACAAGAAAGAAGGAAAGCTCGTGCTGCTGTGCTTGTACAGCAGGAcaaagaaactgaaaatcacATCGTGTCAGCAGCAGTTGAGCGCTCAGAAGGATTTCATACCACTAAAAAGGGAAAGTATAGTATATGGAGGGTAGAATACGAGAATCCAAATTCCGACTCAACTCTGAAACTCATGCGAGATCAAATTATAATGGCCAAAGCATATAGCAACATTGCAAAGTCTATGAACAAAACTGTTCTTTACAGTGTGCTTGTTAAACACTTCAAAGAAAGTGAACAAGCTATAGGTGAAGCCAATTCTGATGCTGAGCTTCAGCCTGG AGCATTTGATCAAGCAAAAGCTATGGGTCATATTCTTTCTGAAGCAAAGGACCAACTATATGACTGCCCCTTGGTAGCAAGAAAGTTAAGGGCTACACTTCAGTCTATGGAAGACAATGTGAACGTACAGAGAAAAAGAAGTGCATTCTTGATTCAGCTTGCTGCAAAAACAGTGCCTAGACAATTGCATTGTCTTCCCCTTCAACTTGCAGCAGATTATTACCTGCAGGGCTATCATAAGAAAGGAAGTCTTGACGACCAGAAGATTGAAGATCCATCGCTTTACCACTATGCTATATTTTCTGATAATGTACTGGCTACATCTGTGGTTGTCAATTCTACGGTGCAGAATGCAAAGGATCCTGAGAAGCAAGTATTCCATATAGTAActgataaattaaattttgcaGCAATGAGGATGTGGTTTCTTGTCAACCCTCCTGCTAATGCAACCATTGAAGTTCAGAATATCGATGATTTCAAGTGGTTGAATTCTTCATATTGTTCTGTCCTACGTCAACTTGAATCGGCGAGAATTAAGGAATACTACTTTAAAGCTAATAATCCTTCCTCACTTTCTGCTGGATCTGACAATTTGAAATACAGAAATCCCAAGTATTTATCGATGCTAAATCACCTAAGGTTCTACCTTCCCGAAGTTTATCCGAAATTAAACAAAGTTCTATTCTTGGATGATGACATTGTAGTGCAGAAAGATTTGACACCTCTTTGGTCTGTTGATCTGAAAGGAATGGTTAATGGTGCAGTGGAGACATGCAAGGAGAGCTTCCATAGGTTTGATAAATACCTCAACTTTAGTAATCCACTGATCTCCAAAAATTTCAGCCCGAAAGCTTGTGGCTGGGCATTTGGTATGAATATGTTCGACCTGATAGAGTGGAAGAAACGGAATATCACAGGAATATATCATCGGTGGCAAGACATG AACGAGGATAGAACCCTCTGGAAGCTCGGAACGTTACCTCCTGGACTAATAACCTTTTATAATCTGACCTATCCGTTAGACCGAGGCTGGCATGTCTTGGGACTCGGCTATGATCCAGCTCTGAACCTAACAGAGATTGAGAATGCTGCTGTGATTCACTACAATGGAAACTATAAGCCATGGTTGAATCTTGCTGTTTCCAAATATCAATCATATTGGTCCAGATATGTTATGTTCGATAATCCATATATTAGAGTTTGCAACCTCAGCTAA
- the LOC130941434 gene encoding cationic peroxidase 1-like, with product MARFCMSIILVCIMFSIVSSELSSNYYYKTCPQALSIIRSAVMSAVAKEHRMGASLLRLHFHDCFVNGCDGSVLLDDTSSFTGEKTAGPNVNSLRGFDVIDDIKTKVEAACPSVVSCADILAFAARDSVLALGGPSWNVGLGRRDSMSASKDDATKDIPSPLMDLNQLISAFSNKGFNTNEMVALSGAHTTGEARCQLFRGRLYNETSIDSTLATSLRQNCPTTGGDTNLSPLDATTTVLFDNAYFKNLVNQKGLLHSDQQLFSGGSTDSQVTTYSNNPASFFLDFANAMVKMANLSPLTGNDGQIRTNCRKIN from the exons ATGGCACGTTTTTGCATGTCAATTATTTTAGTTTGCATTATGTTTAGCATTGTATCTTCTGAATTAAGCtcaaattattattacaaaacaTGTCCACAAGCACTCTCCATAATAAGAAGTGCAGTGATGAGTGCAGTTGCCAAAGAGCACCGCATGGGTGCATCCTTGCTCCGTCTTCATTTCCATGATTGCTTTGTCAAT GGATGTGATGGATCGGTTCTATTAGATGACACATCAAGTTTTACTGGAGAGAAGACAGCTGGTCCGAATGTGAATTCTCTCCGAGGTTTTGATGTAATTGATGATATTAAAACTAAGGTTGAAGCTGCTTGTCCCAGTGTTGTTTCTTGTGCTGATATTCTTGCTTTTGCCGCACGTGATTCTGTTCTTGCA ttggGGGGTCCATCATGGAATGTTGGGTTAGGCAGAAGAGACTCAATGAGTGCAAGTAAAGATGATGCCACTAAAGATATCCCTTCCCCTTTGATGGATCTAAATCAACTTATCTCTGCTTTTTCAAATAAGGGCTTTAACACCAATGAGATGGTTGCCCTCTCAG GAGCTCACACAACAGGGGAAGCCAGATGCCAATTATTTCGAGGAAGGCTTTACAACGAAACAAGCATTGATTCAACTTTGGCAACATCACTGAGGCAGAATTGTCCAACCACTGGCGGCGACACCAACCTTTCGCCGCTCGATGCCACCACCACTGTCCTATTTGACAATGCCTACTTTAAGAACCTTGTCAACCAAAAAGGCCTTCTACACTCTGATCAGCAACTCTTCAGTGGTGGTTCCACTGATTCTCAGGTCACCACCTATAGCAACAACCCTGCAAGCTTCTTTCTCGACTTTGCAAACGCCATGGTCAAGATGGCAAACCTTAGCCCTTTGACAGGGAACGACGGCCAAATTCGTACTAACTGTcgcaaaattaattaa